The sequence GCCACGGTTTACCCGGCAGCGACGACACGATCCCGGCATCACCCCCGGACGTCTCGGCGAGACCGGTCTTGTGTGCGAACGTGACCTCGGCGGCGTTGTTACACGGCCGCACGTCGCGTCCGTAGTGGTGTTCGGGCAACCGCACGGTTCCGTCCTGCGGGTCCATCCACCGCGCCGGCGTCGTCTGCGGGATGCCCTGGGCCGGATACGGCCGACCGCACCAGTTCGTGGTCGAGAGCACCTGGTTGAGGCCCTGCGCGCCCAGTGCCGAGAGCAGGATCGTGCTCGACGAAGGGCTCAGCACGTCCCGGGTGACCGGCGCCCCGTCCGGAGCCCGCCAGAGCACGCCGGGCGCGCCCCGAAGCAGCAGGAGCAGCTTGGCGGTGTCGATCGAGGTCATCGTGATCGCGTTGGTCCAGTTACCGCCGGTCCGCGGATCGGTGTCGCGTAACTGGAGCGTCGCCAGGCCGATGTTCGCGAAGAACTGGTTCAGCTCGCCGATCGCGTCCCGGTCGTGCAGCAGTTTCACCATCGCGCACGCCGCCGGGTTCGACGAGACCGTGATCATCGCGTCGAGAAAGCTCCGGACCGTCGCCGTCCGCGGACCCTTGCAGATCGCGCTCGGCTCGCCCACCGGCGCGTAGGCGTACGGCTCGTCGAGGTCGATCGCGCCGCGATCGGCCAGCCGTAACACCCCGAACGCCACCATCAGTTTGAACACCGAGGCCGGGTAGGGCGCCATGAAGTCGACCGGCGCGCGTTCCCGGCCGGGCACGACGTCGACGGTGCCCTGACCCGCGTTGTCGCTCCACGCGGCGTCGTCCCAGCGGCGCCAGCGGACCTCGTCGGTACTCAGGTTCTCGTCCAGCGGGATCACCAGGCCCTCGCGGTAGCGCGCGCTGAGCAGCACGGTTGCCGCCGCCAGTGGCCGACCGAGAGCGTCCAGCTCGATGACCGTCGTATCGACGTTCGGGACCAGTCCGAGGACCGGCGGCAGCGGCAGACCGAGGAAGCGCACGTCGACGAGGTCGACGAAGCTGCGATCACCGACCGCCCGCAGGAGGTCCCGCGCCAGCCGCTCGTCCTGCCAGCTGAGC is a genomic window of Cryptosporangium aurantiacum containing:
- a CDS encoding serine hydrolase → MTLRAVRRAITAGFLALVILFGGLVSGERLEPGPPPGLDTAQLSWQDERLARDLLRAVGDRSFVDLVDVRFLGLPLPPVLGLVPNVDTTVIELDALGRPLAAATVLLSARYREGLVIPLDENLSTDEVRWRRWDDAAWSDNAGQGTVDVVPGRERAPVDFMAPYPASVFKLMVAFGVLRLADRGAIDLDEPYAYAPVGEPSAICKGPRTATVRSFLDAMITVSSNPAACAMVKLLHDRDAIGELNQFFANIGLATLQLRDTDPRTGGNWTNAITMTSIDTAKLLLLLRGAPGVLWRAPDGAPVTRDVLSPSSSTILLSALGAQGLNQVLSTTNWCGRPYPAQGIPQTTPARWMDPQDGTVRLPEHHYGRDVRPCNNAAEVTFAHKTGLAETSGGDAGIVSSLPGKPWRSYIVVVQSNLGSRFVDPARPEDPPGVDPVEYSEKFAELGRAVDDLVTAHRNPPAGRRPGV